Within the Catalinimonas niigatensis genome, the region CAGAATACTCCTTTTACCGTGACAGCAGAGCAGATTTGCCCTGGAGTACAATATCCGCACTGGTAGGCGTCGTGCTTAAAAAAGGTAGATTGCATTGGATGAAGCTTTTCGGGCACTCTTAGCCCCTCAATAGTAGTGATCGAGTCGACCTGATGTTGCAGTGCAAGTGACAGAGAGTTGATACGCCGACCGTTGACAATCATTGCGCATGCACCACATTGCCCATGTAAATCAATGAAGTGATTTAAAGTTTTTACAAAACTATCAAGTGAATGATTGTAATTTTCAGTGCATTAGATGGAAATCTTGTCCCGAATTACTGAAGGACTTTTAACCATCTAAGAATCTAAACAAGTTTAAAACAAAGCAATTCTCGTAAAATAGATTCAAAAACTTTAAATTACTTTTCTGATAAAACCTTCGGAGTTTACAGCAGTTGATAAAAAAAATAACTATGCTTACTACTGATACTGCCCTTGAAAATCCCAATCTCATCGCCTTTATTCCTTTTTTGTATCTTGCCTGGGCCGATGCCGACCTGACAGAACAGGAAATTAACGATCTCAGAGAAGATATCATGGCGTTAAGCTGGCTTACCAAGACCGAGCGTGAATACCTGTATGCCCACCTGAATCCGGAACAAGCCCCTTCACCGCATACCTTAAAGGGATGGCAGCGGATCATCAGGCAACATGCCGACCAACTGTCGGAT harbors:
- a CDS encoding 2Fe-2S iron-sulfur cluster-binding protein, which produces MIVNGRRINSLSLALQHQVDSITTIEGLRVPEKLHPMQSTFFKHDAYQCGYCTPGQICSAVTVKGVFWKAVCCDTVD